A window of Verrucomicrobiota bacterium contains these coding sequences:
- a CDS encoding YbjN domain-containing protein, translating to MRTPLIADLTRQVINALSQAGWSFSLVKEHVLEAGFEGHHSRYQVHVQTFPEIGAVSAVAEGSQSFPVNKRPALAELILRTNQQLTVGNFELLWDQGLPLFRATNLFPAHGPFDPAILTSLVHTSVTEMDRLAPYLTVLAQTPAERLHALSVKGLLQREDLLPDWVKVEDPETRSS from the coding sequence GTGAGAACACCGCTCATCGCTGATCTCACTCGCCAAGTCATCAACGCTCTCTCTCAAGCTGGCTGGTCCTTCTCCTTGGTCAAAGAGCACGTCCTCGAAGCAGGCTTCGAAGGACACCACTCCCGCTACCAAGTCCACGTCCAGACCTTCCCTGAGATCGGGGCCGTCTCCGCGGTCGCGGAGGGCTCGCAAAGCTTTCCCGTGAACAAGCGACCCGCCCTCGCCGAATTGATTTTGCGGACCAATCAGCAGCTGACAGTGGGCAACTTCGAACTGCTCTGGGACCAAGGTCTTCCCCTCTTTCGTGCCACCAACCTCTTCCCCGCCCACGGCCCCTTCGATCCCGCCATCCTAACCAGCCTCGTCCACACCTCCGTCACCGAAATGGATCGGCTGGCCCCCTACCTCACCGTCTTGGCGCAGACCCCGGCGGAGCGACTGCATGCGCTGAGCGTGAAAGGCCTCCTGCAACGCGAAGACCTCTTGCCGGATTGGGTCAAAGTCGAAGACCCCGAAACCCGCTCCTCATAA
- a CDS encoding TolC family protein: MIFKLGGILFSLLLATLSSAETLSQLRREALRQHPHLQAARLAVAVAQARLRDAGRLSNPSLLARWEGDVFQPDRGSGEWELGLAHSFPLADRLRREREVSLLDIERARIELVSKALDLLREIDENAALQGDLIHHAAQFRTALEVAENLTAFTENASARGEASVLDARKAAIEAGRLRIELRETEAEREQAGQALAILVGRPPGDSVLLTSPPHGDPSLPALPE, translated from the coding sequence ATGATCTTCAAACTTGGGGGAATCCTTTTCTCCCTTCTTCTAGCGACGCTTTCGAGCGCGGAAACCCTTTCCCAGCTCCGGCGCGAAGCCCTGCGACAGCATCCCCATTTGCAAGCGGCCCGGCTTGCGGTGGCGGTGGCGCAGGCCCGCCTGCGGGACGCGGGTCGTCTTTCCAATCCTTCGCTTCTGGCCCGTTGGGAGGGAGATGTTTTTCAACCGGATCGCGGCAGTGGCGAATGGGAGCTGGGCTTGGCGCATTCCTTCCCGCTGGCGGATCGCTTGCGGAGGGAGCGGGAGGTGTCTCTTTTGGACATCGAGAGGGCGCGCATCGAGCTGGTTAGCAAGGCGCTGGATCTCCTGCGGGAAATCGATGAAAACGCCGCCCTCCAAGGGGATCTGATCCACCACGCGGCGCAGTTTCGCACGGCGCTGGAGGTGGCGGAAAACTTGACGGCTTTTACGGAAAACGCTTCCGCCCGGGGAGAGGCTTCGGTGCTGGACGCTCGCAAGGCTGCCATTGAGGCGGGTCGCCTGCGGATCGAACTCCGGGAGACCGAGGCGGAACGGGAGCAGGCGGGACAAGCCTTGGCGATCTTGGTAGGCCGTCCGCCTGGGGATTCGGTGTTGCTGACTTCACCGCCCCATGGGGATCCTTCGCTCCCCGCTCTCCCTGAGTAA
- a CDS encoding TolC family protein has translation MERLPGFAAAALKVRVAAAKLALEDAARWQEVELRAGVLRARQVDGADRTERTGSLTLGLTAPLPLWNLREGELQARRAALQAAEWEWKAETAILVSRASLAHARLHTAVKALAEFQALLRLSKEHLALAESSLEDGRLSLAEFLRFQREDLDLVLVAHEHEVAAAEAKVEFDRLSGRHHALVQSFFFPDLL, from the coding sequence CTGGAGCGACTTCCCGGCTTCGCTGCGGCCGCGCTGAAGGTGCGGGTGGCCGCGGCGAAGCTGGCCTTGGAGGACGCAGCGCGTTGGCAAGAGGTGGAGCTGCGGGCTGGCGTTTTGCGGGCGCGGCAGGTGGATGGGGCGGATCGGACCGAGCGGACTGGCTCTCTCACGCTCGGTCTGACGGCTCCTTTGCCTCTCTGGAATCTCCGGGAGGGCGAGTTGCAGGCCCGCCGGGCGGCGCTCCAAGCGGCTGAGTGGGAGTGGAAGGCCGAGACGGCCATCCTGGTGAGCCGGGCTTCTCTGGCTCATGCGCGACTGCATACCGCGGTCAAGGCCTTGGCCGAATTCCAAGCGCTTTTGCGTCTTTCTAAAGAGCACTTGGCGCTGGCGGAGTCTTCTCTGGAAGATGGGCGCCTTTCTTTGGCGGAGTTTCTTCGCTTTCAGAGAGAGGATCTGGACCTGGTCCTAGTGGCGCACGAGCACGAGGTGGCCGCTGCCGAGGCCAAGGTGGAGTTCGATCGCCTTTCCGGCCGCCATCATGCCCTCGTGCAGTCTTTCTTCTTCCCTGATCTTCTATGA
- a CDS encoding efflux RND transporter periplasmic adaptor subunit, with protein sequence MKRVLFFLGWAAPLAAVPDVILTPTQASNLAIETEVVEIGDFEETVFAVGRIEAKPQNQAVLSSRIPGRVLRMAAFEGDEVEAGQEIFWIESRQPGDPPPQVSLAAPLSGLVTSTELRVGDPVEPSKELLTIQDLSRVWAIARIPEHAAGSLKLGSQAHIRVPALGEESLSGTLLRFGTQADRDAGTLDAIYEVENPGGRLRPGMRVEFHAVLRTHGGVFVVPESALQGDETDRHLWIPDYDLPTAYHRTPVRVGRRNGEQVEILEGVFPGDMVVVKGGYALGFAGAGGMSLKEALDAAHGHEHAEDGSEMAEAEKAVESTAPEERAEESGWAGALFPWLVGYSLLATLVAVFLAQQLAGSRP encoded by the coding sequence ATGAAACGAGTTCTTTTCTTCCTAGGGTGGGCGGCCCCTTTGGCGGCCGTCCCCGACGTGATTCTGACCCCGACCCAAGCGAGCAATTTGGCGATCGAGACGGAGGTGGTGGAGATCGGGGATTTTGAGGAGACGGTCTTTGCTGTGGGCCGCATTGAGGCCAAGCCGCAGAACCAGGCGGTCTTGAGCAGTCGCATTCCCGGTCGAGTCCTCCGCATGGCCGCCTTTGAGGGCGATGAGGTGGAGGCGGGGCAGGAGATTTTCTGGATCGAGAGCCGCCAGCCCGGTGACCCCCCTCCGCAGGTTTCGCTGGCGGCGCCTCTGAGCGGCTTGGTCACTTCGACCGAGCTGCGGGTGGGCGATCCGGTGGAGCCGAGCAAGGAGCTGCTCACGATTCAAGATTTGTCGAGGGTCTGGGCCATTGCCCGGATTCCGGAGCATGCGGCGGGCAGCTTGAAGCTGGGGAGCCAGGCGCACATCCGGGTGCCCGCTTTGGGCGAGGAGTCCCTTTCGGGGACGCTGCTGCGTTTTGGCACCCAAGCCGATCGGGATGCAGGGACCTTGGATGCCATCTACGAGGTGGAGAATCCGGGAGGTCGATTGCGGCCGGGCATGCGGGTGGAGTTCCATGCGGTCCTGCGCACCCACGGGGGGGTCTTTGTGGTGCCGGAATCGGCCCTGCAAGGGGATGAGACCGATCGGCATCTCTGGATTCCCGACTATGATTTGCCGACGGCCTACCACCGGACGCCGGTGCGGGTGGGGCGACGAAACGGAGAGCAGGTCGAGATCCTGGAAGGGGTCTTCCCGGGAGATATGGTGGTGGTGAAGGGGGGCTACGCGCTGGGCTTTGCCGGGGCGGGGGGGATGTCACTGAAGGAGGCTCTCGACGCGGCCCATGGGCATGAGCACGCCGAGGATGGCTCCGAGATGGCGGAGGCCGAGAAGGCGGTGGAATCGACCGCGCCAGAGGAACGAGCGGAGGAGTCCGGCTGGGCGGGGGCGCTCTTTCCTTGGCTGGTGGGCTACAGCCTTTTGGCGACGCTGGTGGCGGTCTTTTTGGCGCAACAACTGGCCGGCAGTCGGCCCTGA